The genomic segment CAACCCGTGCCGCAGACCGGCGCGGTGTTCCTGAATGCGCTCTTCTTCGTGCTCGGTTTCTCGGCGGTCTTCGTGGCGCTGGGCGCCTCCGCCACCGCTCTGGGCACGCAGATGCTGGCCCAGTTACCGCTGCTGAGCAAGATCGCCGGCGTGCTGCTGGTCTTGTTCGGCCTGCATATGACCGGCCTGATCCCGATCAAGGCCCTGTACAAGGAAAAACGCTTTCAGGTCACCAACAAACCGCTCGGCCTGGTCGGGGCCTTCGTGGTGGGCTGTGCCTTCGCCTTCGGCTGGACGCCCTGCATCGGGCCGATCCTGGCAGGTATTCTCACGCTGGCGGCTTCCTCCGAGACGATCAACCAGGGCATCGTCTTGCTGGCCGCCTACTCGGCCGGCCTGGGCGTCCCTTTCTTGCTGGCAGCCCTTCTGATCAAGCAGTTCTACGCCTTCTTCGACTCGATCAAGGCCCATTTCCGCAAGGTGGAAATTGCCTCGGGCCTGCTGCTGGTCGTGGTGGGGGTCCTGATCTACACGGGGCGTCTGACGGAACTCAGCACCTACCTGCAAGGCGCCCCCTGATCGCGCCGTGAACCCGGCCAGCCTCGCTAGCCCGGGCCCCTGTTCGCCAAGTCGCGCAAAACCGGAGACACCCGGATCACAGCGCAGGCGTCCCATTCACCGCATGATGCTGGCCGGGGCCGCCCTCCCGGGGGCGGCCAGGGGCCTGGACCGCGGCATCGGTCCATCCGGAGGACACAACAGACCATGGTGAGGGCCACGATCCACTTCGCGCAGGCGCAACTATCCGTCTCCTTCGACTCCGAATATGCGTTCGTGAAATGGCTCGGCTATCTGAAGGAGCACGGGCTGGCGACCGCCAAACTGGCCGACCAGGACCAGAGCGTGATCATTTTCCGCGACCAGGTCCATTACATCGCCTCTCAGATGGCCGATTTCAGCCTCACGTGAAGAAAAATCCGTCTCAGGGGCCAACCATCACTGCACGACCCGCCTGACGTGGTATGCTGTTGCTGTGTGTCCTCTTCGCAGATCATGGCGTAGTTCGACTGTGAACCATAGCCACTCGAATGACTCAAGATGGCCTTTCTCCAAAGGGGCGACGATGACACACTGGGATTGGTACTAGGACTTCAACTGGTCGAAAACCTGAAGAAAGGCAGTCGAACTCAAACATGGCGACGCAAACTCTCACCTGTGCTGATTGCAGCACCAACTTTGAATTCTCCGAATCCGAGCAAGCGTTTTATGCCGAGAAAGGCTTCAGCGCCCCGCGTCGTTGCCGCCCTTGTCGTGACGCTGCCAAGGCGCAACGCAACCAAGGTGGCGGCCGCAGCGCCGGTGGCTTCGGTGGCGGCCCCAGCCGTCCGCGCGAAATGCACGAGGCCGTCTGCGCCACCTGCGGCACGCTGACCCAGGTGCCGTTCAAGCCCACGGGGGCGCGCCCGGTCTACTGCCGGAACTGCTTCCAGCGCTAAACCGTTAGAGACCACT from the Candidatus Sericytochromatia bacterium genome contains:
- a CDS encoding cytochrome c biogenesis protein CcdA translates to MTPDIGIVGAFVAGLLSFLSPCVLPLVPGYLSFISGVNLAALRQGDTSPDQPVPQTGAVFLNALFFVLGFSAVFVALGASATALGTQMLAQLPLLSKIAGVLLVLFGLHMTGLIPIKALYKEKRFQVTNKPLGLVGAFVVGCAFAFGWTPCIGPILAGILTLAASSETINQGIVLLAAYSAGLGVPFLLAALLIKQFYAFFDSIKAHFRKVEIASGLLLVVVGVLIYTGRLTELSTYLQGAP
- a CDS encoding CxxC-x17-CxxC domain-containing protein; this encodes MATQTLTCADCSTNFEFSESEQAFYAEKGFSAPRRCRPCRDAAKAQRNQGGGRSAGGFGGGPSRPREMHEAVCATCGTLTQVPFKPTGARPVYCRNCFQR